Below is a genomic region from Salvelinus fontinalis isolate EN_2023a unplaced genomic scaffold, ASM2944872v1 scaffold_0223, whole genome shotgun sequence.
AAGAGCCTTTGCACTCTGCATCCTGATCCTTACAGGAAGCCACTGTGAGCTGACCACCGGCTCTACAGGTTGCTATAGTCACCCTGCACCAGCATGCAACTCTGTTGTCTGTCTACTTTCATTTACAGCTGAGAACAAACCCATTAACAGCCAAGACTTCACTCAACTGATTCTGTCTCTCAGGTGATAAGACAATACACAAGAACATGTTGAAAATAACATTTATATTGATCAACTAGAAATAAAATCCAGGCAGAATGAATGAATGTATAAAGCAGACAGACCAGTAGGCAGACCAGTAGGCAGACCAGTAGACAGTGTCACATCTCCATTCTAAATAGAGATTTATGCTGTTAAGAATTCATGAAATTGTTTACATACCTGGTACATGAGAAGATATTTTCCATTTCCAACACCTCCCAGTACACCTCCCATTTGAAAACCCACCTCCCATTTGAACACACctcccatctgaaaacacacctcccatctgaaaacacacctcccatctgaaaacacacctcCCATTTGAAAACACACCTCCCATTTGAAAACACACCTCCCATTTGAAAACACACCTCCCATCTGAAAACCAACCTCCCATCTGAAAACCAACCTCCCATTTGAAAACACACCTCCCATTTGAAAACCAACCTCCCATTTGAAAACCAACCTCCCATTTGAAAACCAACCTCCCATTTGAAAACCAACCTCCCATTTGAAAACACACCTCCCATTTGAAAACACACCTCCCATTTGAAAACACACCTCCCATTTGAAAACACACCTCCCATTTGAAAACACACCTCCCATTTGAAAACACACCTCCCATTTGAAAACACACCTCCCATTTGAAAACACACCTCCCATTTGAAAACACACCTCCCATTTGAAAACACACCTCCCATTTGAAAACACACCTCCCATTTGAAAACACACCTCCCATTTGAAAACACACCTCCCATTTGAAAACACACCTCCCATTTGAAAACACACCTCCCATTTGAAAACACACCTCCCATTTGAAAACACACctcccatctgaaaacacacctcCCATCTGAAAACCCAACCTCCCATCTGAAAACCCAACCTCCCATCTGAAAACCCAACCTCCCATCTGAAAACCCAACCTCCCATCTGAAAACCCAACCTCCCATCTGAAAACCCAACCTCCCATCTGAAAACCCAACCTCCCATCTGAAAACCCAACCTCCCATCTGAAAACCCAACCTCCCATCTGAAAACCCAACCTCCCATCTGAAAACCCAACCTCCCATCTGAAAACCCAACCTCCCATCTGAAAACCCAACCTCCCATCTGAAAACCCAACCTCCCATCTGAAAACCCAACCTCCCATCTGAAAACCCAACCTCCCATCTGAAAACCCAACctcccatctgaaaacacacctcCCATTTGAAAACACACCTCCCATTTGAAAACACACCTCCCATTTGAACACACctcccatctgaaaacacacctcccatctgaaaacacacctcCCATTCACAACATAACCCTCTTATTCTGTTTTATTCAACAGTCACACTCACAAATCGGCCGAGATTCAATCTGATCAGGCGTTGTGGACGATGtggcttttaaaggcaatgttaccgtgTTCGTGGAGATTGCATTAACTCCACAACGCTGCAGATGCTTGAAATGTGGCATCGGTCGACAGGCACTGTGGCATTGAATCCAATCGAACAGCAGATCTCAGTGATATTAGTTAAAACCATGAATAAAACTACAGAACCATGTCTTGTTGAAGTGATGCAGCTTTATTTGATTAACCTTCCTGTCTAATGATACACGTCTTCCCCATTCAAATACCAACCTTTACATTTCCTCCCACAACAAGCATTAACCCATATGTCCCTTCAGAAAAACTAGAAAGAAGGAGACCCTTTCCCTGTTGACATTTCTCCCCTCCAGAAACCTCCAGGACTCAGGAGGAGCTGAGCAGCGCCCCGCCCCAGGTCTCGTGCTTCGATCCTGGGTTGAGGTGGGTGATGGTGACATCCACCGCCTGGATCTTCTGGTACTTGGGAGGGATGGAGCACACCTTATAGCTCACCTCATCTCCTTCCATTGGCACGTATTCCCCATcgatactgtagagggaggagggatgaatGAGAGATAATACATGCTCATCTTTATCAGTGTGTTCATTTCCAACTGTCTTCTCTCCTAGAACCACGTGTACACGACTCTCCCAGAACCACGTGTACACGACTCTCCCAGAACCACGTGTACACGACTCTCCCAGAACCACGTGTACACGACTCTCCCAGAACCACGTGTACACGACTCTCCCAGAACCACGTGTACACGACTCTCCCAGAACCACGTGTACACGACTCTCCCAGAACCACGTGTACACGACTCTCCCAGAACCACGTGTACACGACTCTCCCAGAACCACGTGTACACGACTCTCCCAGAACCACGTGTACACGACTCTCCCAGAACCACGTGTACACGACTCTCCCAGAACCACGTGTACACGACTCTCCCAGAACCACGTGTACACGACTCTCCCAGAACCACGTGTACACGACTCTCCCAGAACCACGTGTACACGACTCTCCCAGAACCACGTGTACACGATTCTCCCAGAACCACGTGTACACGACTCTCCCAGAACCACGTGTACACGACTCTCCCAGAACCACGTGTACACGACTCTCCTAGAAACACGTGTACACAACTTGCCAGACcacaaatatacactgagtgtacaacacattatgaacacctgttctttccatgacagactgaccagatgaatccagctgaaagctatgatcccttattgatgtcactcgtCAAATCCACTTCAAACAGTATAGATGAAGTTGAGGAGAcctggttaaagaaggatgtttaaaccttgagacaattgagacatggattgtctgTGTGCGCCAttcaaaagttttaaaaaacaaataagAGATTCACTATGAACCCCAGAGATTCACTATGAACCCCAGAGATTCACTATGAACCCCAGAGATTCACTTTGAACCCCAGAGATTCACTATGAACCCCAGAGATTCACTTTGAACCCCAGAGATTCACTTTGAACCCCAGAGATTCACTTTGAACCCCAGAGATTCACTTTGAACCCCAGAGATTCACTTTGAACCCCAGAGATTCACTTTGAACCCCAGAGATTCACTATGAACCCCAGAGACTCACTATGAACCCAGAGACTCACTATGAACCCAGAGCTTCACTATGAACCCAGAGCTTCACTATGAACCCAGAGACTGCCTATGGGAAACCAGCGTGGCAGTGTGGAGCTCCACTTGTTTTCTCGACTCCGCTATGACCAGCCAACCACCCTGATAGGCCAATACTCTGATCCCTGGCACCGCCTCCACCACCATAGAGAAGGATGATTGGGAGATGGGGTGGATGTATAGCGCATAATAATATAAATCCTTCAGATGTATGGACTTGAACCAACTGCTGGGAGTCTCCGACTGCAGTAGCCAGCGGCGGGGGAGTGTGAGCATTTTGAACTTGCTACCTTGAGGTTCAGGACGGGACGCTACGTTCCATCGCTCTTGGGGACTAAAAGTACCAGCTGTACCAATCGCTCTGTACTTCTGATACGGTCTACCACTCGAATAGCCTGcttttgaaggagagagagaatctcCTCTCAAAAGACGGACAACTAGGACCTCAGGGACCAACCGACGCCACGAGAAAGGTGGAAGGACGCACAGCGAACTGCAGACCGCACCCCCTCGTCACCGTCCTCATCACTGGGTGAATGGGAGCTGGTCGTCCTCATCACTGGGTGAATGGGAGCTGGTCGTCCTCATCACTGGGTGAATGGGAGCTGGCCGTCCTCATCACTGGGTGAATGGGAGCTGGCCGTCCTCATCACTGGGTGAATGGGAGCTGGCCGTCCTCATCACTGGGTGAATGGGAGCTGGCCGTCCTCATCACTGGGTGAATGGGAGCTGGCCGTCCTCATCACTGGGTGAATGGGAGCTGGCCGTCCTCATCACTGGGTGAATGGGAGCTGGCCGTCCTCATCACTGGGTGAATGGGAGCTGGCCGTCCTCATCACTGGGTGAATGGGAGCTGGCCGTCCTCATCACTGGGTGAATGGGAGCTGGCCGTCCTCATCACTGGGTGAATGGGAGCTGGCCGTCCTCATCACTGGGTGAATGGGAGCTGGCCGTCCTCATCACTGGGTGAATGGGAGCTGGCCGTCCTCATCACTGGGTGAATGGGAGCTGGCCGTCCTCATCACTGGGTGAGTGGGAGCTGGCCGTCCTCATCACTGGGTGAATGGGAGCTGGCCGTCCTCATCACTGGGTGAATGGGAGCTGGCCGTCCTCATCACTGGGTGAATGGGAGCTGGTATTATTATGTGTGTTGAGGCTGTGACCCACAAAACTTACTCTGAGATGTGAACAAAGATGTCACTGCCTCCGTCGGCTGGTGTGATGAAGCCGTGTCCTTTAGTCCGAGAGAAACACTTACATACGCCGCTGAACAACGGCCCCTCCGCTGCACGCTccgccctacacacacacacacacacacacacacacacacacacacacacacacacacacacacacacacacacacacacacacaataaaaggcaggcaacatttaaaaaaaggaacAATGACAAGCTTGCAACACACATCTAATTATCCAGTATGAATAAGATTTGATATATTTGGTTTCCATTCTTCATTGTAACCACGACGACTCCAAAAACAATATGAGCAGATTAGTCTtcaataaagaaatgttttgatCAAGTtaatcagaaagaatgttggtacttatttattttgatccaaagccagaaatgagtgagtcactcagctttattcTGACAAATATAGATGTTGCTCTAAATAGCCTACTAAATAGGCCAAACCTAGATGAATATTAAATTGCCTAAATAAACTAGTACATTTCATTAATTAAATAAATGAACTAGCTCAGGTCTTGTAAATATGGATCATCTAGCCCCCTCCCTATCCTCACTGTACTTTCTTTCATTCAGTTTCTTCTTCTCATCAGTAGAGAAGGACTGCCGTGTATCAGAAACTCACTTTCTATAGAGAGGGGCTATCACTCTCACACGGTGGTAAATAAagacagtttgttatttagaatggtttatttatgtttttagagggagagaaaccaaaaggcCACCGTGTCTATTTTTCTAAAATCATCAGTCCACATGTCAGGTGTAATTGAGCCATTGTATTTAAGTTCTCTCTACACTCCGGGAC
It encodes:
- the LOC129844759 gene encoding calcium-regulated heat stable protein 1-like; the encoded protein is MSSEATPIQGSVSPCSTTPPLTSRAPGSPVSPVSPLSPGSLCPPASRHRDRSPSPMRGYFIPSPLPTRRTRTCSAAERAAEGPLFSGVCKCFSRTKGHGFITPADGGSDIFVHISDIDGEYVPMEGDEVSYKVCSIPPKYQKIQAVDVTITHLNPGSKHETWGGALLSSS